The DNA region TCGACCGCTTCGGCGTGGACCCGGCGCGGGTGCGCACCGTCCCCCTGGGCGCCGGCGCCGCGGGGCCGGGGGTGCCGGCCGCCGAGGCCGGGCGGCGCTATGGCCTGCCCGGGCGCTGGTTCGCCTTCAACGCGGTCACGGCGCCGCACAAGAACCACGCCACGCTCCTGCGGGCCTTCGCCCAGGTCGCGGAGAAGGAGCCGGAGGTGAGCCTGGTGCTGACCGGCGGGCCGGCCCAGACCGAGGACGCGGTCCGCGGCGACATCGACCGGCTGGGGCTGGCCGGCCGGGTCGTGCGCACCGGCCGGATCCCGCGGGCCGACATGATCGGAATTCTGCGCGGCGCGGTGGCGCTCACCTTTCCCTCCCGCTACGAGGGTTTCGGGCTGCCGGTGCTCGAGGCGATGAACCTCGGCACGCCGGTCCTCGCCGCGAACGCGACGGCGCTGCCCGAGGTCGTCGGTGCCGGCGGCCGCCTGCTCGAGCCGATGGACGTCGATGCCTGGGCGCAGGCCATGCTCGAGCTCCTGGGCGACGACGTGGCCCGGACCCGGCTGATCGACGCGGGCCGGCGCCGGGCCGCGGAACTCAGCTGGGCCACCGCCGCCGAGCGGACGGTCGAGGTGTACCGGGACGCCCTGTACGCGGCCCGGGCGTGAACGCGCCCCGATCTCCGGGGGCCGCGGGCTGGCCGGTGACGACACCGGCTCCGGCCGGCGCCGAGGACACCTGGCTGCCCCGTGGCGCCCGCCTCCGGGTGGTCACGGTGATCGTCGCGGCCTTCGGGCCCTACCTGTTCGCCGGCTTCCGGACGGAGCAGCTCGCGGTCTACACCACCGTGCTGTGCACCCTGCCGGCGATCAGCCCACGGCTGTGGATCGGGCGGGCGTTCCTCCTGGTCTTCGGGATCTGGGCCGTCTCGGCCGCCTTCGTCACGATCAACGCGGGCAGCGTCCTCGTCGTCGGGCCGTACCTGCCCGGCAGCACCCTGGCCGGCATCGAGAACTACGTCTATCCGGTCGCGGTGCTGCTCCTGGTGGCCGGCTGGAGATCGGCCGGCTACAACCGGACCGCGCTGCTCGAGCTCGTCTGCCGGACAATGGTCGCCGCGCTCTGCGTCAACAGCCTGATCGCGGCGGCCCAGGTTCTGTTCGATCTCTCCCCGATACTCCAGAGATTCTGGGACGGCGGGGCGGCGGGTACCGACACGGTGGCCGTACTCGCCTTCGGGAACGGCCGGCTCAGTGGAATCTTCAATCAGCCGGCCGAGGCCGGGATCGCCTATTCCCTGGGTCTTTTCTCGGCGGTGTACCTGTTCGCGCGGCCCGGCCGGGACCGCCCGATCCTGCTCGGGATCGCGGTGGCCCTGATGGTGACCGGCGGCGTGCTCTGCGTCTCCAAGGTGTTCCTCCTCCTGGGGGTGCCGCTCGCGCTCTGGCAAACGAGCCGGCAGGGCCGCCTGGTCCGGCGGCTGGTGGCGATCTGTGCCGTGCTGGGCGTCGGCTATGTGATCGCGATGCAGGCCGGCCTGTCCCAGTGGCGCGGCGGGTGGATGCTCTCGGCCCTGCTCCCGAACGGTGGCGGCGGCGACGGCGGTGACCTGGCCACCCGGTACACGGCGCAACGGTTCGGCCAGTCCGGGATCCTCAAGGTGGGCTGGAACCTCGTCCTGGACACCCATCCGTGGTTCGGCTACGGGGCGGGCGGCCTCACGTTGCCCTACGACAGCTCGTGGACGGAGGCCCTGGTCGTCGGCGGGCTCGTCGGCGTGCTGCTGCTCGCGCTGGCCGTCACCGTGATCGTCGTGGCGTGGCTGCGGGGAAGCCCGGACCGGGCGTCGCCGGAGCGGCCGTTCGCCGGTGCCGTGATCGCCCTCGCCGTGGGCGCGACGGCCGGCATCCCCACGTTCACCGCGAACCGCGTCGGGCTTCTCCTGTGGATCCTGATCGGGTTG from Parafrankia discariae includes:
- a CDS encoding glycosyltransferase family 4 protein, which produces MAAVRRIGFNLLSVIPRMVGGAETAAVELLDELANQRPGDLEYVLFCLDGFPREHPDIVSRFDVRTLPVSGRARSLRVLAENSWLAAQARRSGIDLLHHLGNVLPPVPGVPGVVTVYDLQPFDLPGNFSRIKTAYLRAVAPGSARRARLVITPSEFARRSVIDRFGVDPARVRTVPLGAGAAGPGVPAAEAGRRYGLPGRWFAFNAVTAPHKNHATLLRAFAQVAEKEPEVSLVLTGGPAQTEDAVRGDIDRLGLAGRVVRTGRIPRADMIGILRGAVALTFPSRYEGFGLPVLEAMNLGTPVLAANATALPEVVGAGGRLLEPMDVDAWAQAMLELLGDDVARTRLIDAGRRRAAELSWATAAERTVEVYRDALYAARA